Proteins encoded in a region of the Streptomyces sp. NBC_01471 genome:
- a CDS encoding pyridoxamine 5'-phosphate oxidase family protein — protein sequence MTDTQRRGRRIMMTDAERDAFLGEQRTCRVATVSADGRPHVGALWFLWDGTSLWLYSLTRSRRWAQLSGDPRLAVVVDDGEEYGELRGVELSGSAVVVGETPRTGEPCPELDAPEKLFARKNFGMDLMPYDGRHAWLRLTPDAVVSWDFRKLG from the coding sequence ATGACCGACACCCAGCGCCGAGGCCGCAGGATCATGATGACGGACGCTGAGCGCGACGCCTTCCTCGGCGAGCAGCGCACCTGCCGGGTGGCCACCGTGTCGGCCGACGGCCGTCCGCACGTCGGCGCCCTCTGGTTCCTCTGGGACGGGACATCACTGTGGCTCTACTCGCTGACCCGCAGCCGCCGCTGGGCCCAGCTGTCCGGGGACCCGCGCCTGGCCGTGGTGGTCGACGACGGCGAGGAGTACGGCGAGCTGCGCGGCGTGGAGCTCTCGGGCAGCGCGGTCGTGGTCGGCGAGACACCCCGTACGGGAGAGCCCTGCCCCGAACTCGACGCGCCGGAGAAGCTGTTCGCACGCAAGAACTTCGGGATGGATCTCATGCCGTACGACGGGCGCCACGCCTGGCTGCGTCTGACCCCGGACGCCGTCGTGTCCTGGGACTTCCGCAAGCTCGGCTGA
- a CDS encoding cysteine hydrolase: MPSSEQLAQQLDPATAVLLTVECQEGVVGRTSALPELASEARESGALERVAQLVARAHEAGVQVMHAVAERRPDGRGANRNARLFRAAGRLPVQQHTGSPAVRVAEPVEVADTDLVVRRLHGLSPLAGTDVDALLRNMGCRTLVVTGVSANVAIPNAVFDAVNLGYTVVVPADAIAGVPADYTPAMIRNTLALVATITTTDDVLASWKRPGNPAEG; encoded by the coding sequence ATGCCGTCGTCCGAACAGCTTGCGCAGCAGCTCGATCCCGCCACGGCGGTCCTGCTCACCGTCGAGTGCCAGGAGGGCGTGGTCGGCCGGACCAGCGCCCTGCCCGAACTGGCCTCCGAGGCACGGGAGTCGGGAGCCCTTGAACGCGTCGCCCAGTTGGTCGCCCGTGCCCATGAAGCAGGGGTGCAGGTGATGCACGCGGTGGCGGAACGGCGCCCCGACGGGCGGGGCGCCAACCGGAACGCCCGGCTCTTCCGGGCGGCCGGACGCCTCCCCGTCCAGCAGCACACGGGTTCGCCGGCGGTCCGGGTGGCCGAACCGGTCGAGGTGGCGGACACGGACCTCGTCGTACGGAGACTGCACGGCCTCTCGCCCCTCGCGGGCACGGACGTCGACGCGCTGCTGCGCAACATGGGCTGCCGCACGCTGGTCGTCACCGGGGTCTCGGCGAACGTGGCCATCCCCAACGCGGTCTTCGACGCCGTCAATCTCGGCTACACGGTGGTGGTGCCGGCGGACGCCATCGCGGGGGTGCCCGCCGACTACACCCCCGCGATGATCCGCAACACCCTCGCGCTCGTCGCGACGATCACCACGACCGACGACGTACTCGCGAGCTGGAAGCGGCCCGGGAACCCGGCGGAAGGCTGA
- a CDS encoding prolyl oligopeptidase family serine peptidase gives MDIDGFSRQFARTRRFTLGAPRQFTVSPDGERVLFLRSASGTDARGLLWMYAHGQEHLLAGHPAPSAGVTAYATDRDARVVAWSADGELWTVRTEPGPDPRPGSAPDLPEHSEATGVPRRIRTAGPVTDPRPSPDGTLIAYVTGGALHVVRTDGTGDRLLAAPEDADVTYGLADYCAMASIGRSRGYWWSPESDALLVARVDTSMVRRRWIADPAAPEREPVAIRYPAAGTPNAETSLLVITAGGDRTPVRLPRTAPEGRTPAGAWHAPAFEYLVSASWEDAGPVAVLQTRDQRTVWVVAADPAGGGYEVRARVSDETWVAFPPGTPLRTPAGVLVLPSVRGDVRGIRIGDAVSPDGLYVREVVGPVGERVFFTAGEEPTEVHVWSYEEGPGFTRLTEEPGVHTAAAGGPTLVVDSRTESGQAVTVRRAGRPDGRIAVLTEEPLVTPLPVHLTLGARELRSRLHLPSWYQPGQERLPVLLSPYSGPGLQVVTRGRGWYTAVCQWYAEQGFAVLATDGRGTPGRGIAWERAIVGDRLGPVLDDQVDALHAAAERYDALGLGRVAIRGWSYSGYLAAGAVLHRPDVFHAAVAGAAPADRRLYDSYWEERFLGHPDVQPEGYERSSLLPHAHRLSRPLMLVHGLADDNVAPAHTLRLSAALLAAGRPHTVLPLSGTGHLVHGEGVADRLLLLELGFLKDALARRTEGI, from the coding sequence ATGGACATCGATGGATTCTCCCGCCAGTTCGCCAGGACCCGCCGCTTCACCCTCGGTGCCCCGCGGCAGTTCACCGTCTCCCCCGACGGCGAACGGGTGCTCTTCCTGCGGTCCGCGAGCGGCACCGACGCTCGCGGCCTGCTCTGGATGTACGCGCACGGGCAGGAGCACCTGCTCGCCGGGCACCCCGCGCCCTCGGCGGGTGTGACCGCGTACGCCACGGACCGGGACGCGCGGGTCGTCGCCTGGAGCGCGGACGGCGAACTCTGGACCGTCCGTACGGAACCCGGCCCGGATCCCCGCCCCGGCAGCGCCCCGGACCTGCCGGAGCACAGCGAGGCCACCGGCGTCCCGCGCCGCATCCGCACCGCCGGCCCGGTGACCGACCCCCGGCCCTCACCCGACGGCACCCTGATCGCTTACGTCACCGGCGGCGCCCTGCACGTCGTACGGACCGACGGGACCGGTGACCGGCTGCTGGCCGCACCCGAGGACGCGGATGTCACCTACGGGCTCGCCGACTACTGCGCGATGGCCTCCATCGGCAGGTCACGCGGGTACTGGTGGTCCCCGGAGAGCGATGCGCTGCTCGTCGCCCGGGTCGACACCTCGATGGTGCGGCGCCGCTGGATCGCCGACCCCGCCGCCCCGGAGAGAGAGCCCGTCGCCATCCGCTACCCGGCGGCCGGCACCCCCAACGCCGAGACCTCGCTGCTCGTGATCACGGCCGGGGGCGACCGCACCCCGGTCCGGCTCCCCCGCACGGCACCCGAAGGACGGACACCGGCCGGCGCGTGGCACGCCCCCGCCTTCGAGTACCTGGTCTCCGCGTCCTGGGAGGACGCCGGCCCCGTCGCCGTCCTCCAGACCCGGGACCAGCGCACGGTGTGGGTCGTCGCCGCCGACCCGGCGGGCGGCGGGTACGAGGTGCGGGCCCGGGTGTCCGACGAGACCTGGGTGGCATTCCCGCCCGGTACGCCGCTGCGCACCCCCGCAGGTGTCCTGGTTCTTCCCTCGGTACGCGGCGACGTGCGCGGAATCCGGATCGGCGATGCCGTCAGCCCCGACGGACTGTACGTCCGCGAAGTGGTGGGCCCGGTGGGCGAGCGGGTCTTCTTCACCGCGGGCGAGGAGCCGACGGAGGTCCATGTCTGGTCGTACGAGGAGGGCCCCGGGTTCACCCGGCTGACGGAGGAGCCCGGTGTGCACACGGCCGCCGCCGGTGGACCCACACTGGTCGTCGACAGCAGGACGGAGAGCGGCCAGGCGGTGACGGTCCGCCGGGCCGGGCGGCCGGACGGACGGATCGCGGTGCTCACCGAGGAGCCGCTCGTCACCCCGTTGCCGGTCCATCTCACCCTCGGCGCACGCGAGTTGCGCAGCCGACTGCACCTCCCCTCCTGGTACCAGCCCGGTCAGGAGCGGCTGCCGGTCCTGCTCAGCCCGTACTCGGGCCCCGGTCTGCAGGTGGTGACGCGGGGGCGCGGCTGGTACACCGCCGTCTGCCAGTGGTACGCCGAGCAGGGCTTCGCCGTGCTGGCCACGGACGGACGCGGCACCCCCGGGCGGGGCATCGCGTGGGAGCGGGCCATCGTCGGCGACCGGCTGGGGCCCGTGCTCGACGACCAGGTCGACGCCCTGCACGCGGCCGCGGAGCGGTACGACGCCCTGGGCCTGGGGCGGGTGGCGATCCGGGGCTGGTCGTACAGCGGCTATCTCGCCGCGGGGGCCGTGCTGCACCGCCCCGACGTGTTCCACGCGGCGGTCGCGGGCGCCGCGCCCGCGGACCGGCGGCTGTACGACAGTTACTGGGAGGAGCGCTTCCTCGGCCACCCGGACGTCCAGCCCGAGGGGTACGAACGCTCCTCGCTGCTCCCCCACGCGCACCGGCTCTCCCGGCCGCTGATGCTGGTGCACGGGCTGGCCGACGACAATGTGGCCCCCGCCCATACCCTGCGCCTGTCGGCCGCCCTGCTGGCCGCCGGCCGGCCGCACACCGTTCTGCCGCTGTCCGGTACGGGGCACCTGGTGCACGGCGAGGGCGTGGCTGACCGGCTGCTGCTGCTCGAACTCGGTTTCCTCAAGGATGCGTTGGCGCGGCGGACCGAGGGGATCTGA